Proteins co-encoded in one Vicinamibacteria bacterium genomic window:
- a CDS encoding metal/formaldehyde-sensitive transcriptional repressor — protein MAHTIRDKKKLLNRVNRIAGQVDALKRALEGEQECGSILHLIAVSHGAMNSLMAEVLEEHLRVHAFAGAAPGSKAAEEAEQVIDIVRAYLK, from the coding sequence ATGGCCCACACGATCCGAGATAAGAAAAAGCTCCTCAACCGGGTGAACCGCATCGCGGGACAGGTTGACGCGCTCAAGCGGGCGCTTGAGGGAGAACAGGAGTGCGGTTCGATCCTGCACCTGATAGCCGTGTCTCACGGAGCGATGAATAGCCTCATGGCAGAGGTTCTGGAGGAGCACCTCCGCGTGCACGCCTTCGCAGGCGCCGCGCCCGGCTCCAAGGCTGCCGAAGAGGCCGAGCAGGTGATCGACATCGTCCGCGCCTACCTGAAATAG